The following is a genomic window from SAR324 cluster bacterium.
GTGGTTTATGTTGCTGGTGACACATCTTTCAATGAGTCCTACGCTACCTTTGTAGAGCAGGAAGGCACATTGCAATACCTTAGAGCAAGTAATCTGGAGGATGAGATGGAACAAATCCGACAAAACTACGAGGATCGTTTATTATTTCGAAGTTGGATTGATGAAACTGTCAAAGATTTAAACGACCTCTACAGATCTTCATTAGATGAAGATAAAAAACGACTGCAGAAACAATTGATTTTTGAACAATTGAAACAGCGCTATCAACAAAACTCATCCCAATTTCAGTTCTTGAATTACAGTCGATGGTTTGCTCAGGATTTGAACAACTCACATCTATTGGGTGTCAAGCGCTACCATAATTTTGTGCCTGCTTTTGAGGAGTTGTTTAAGAGCGAAGAACGCAATTGGGAGGATTTTCATGCGAAAGTTGGAAAACTCGCACAGTTACCAAAAGAAGGGAGAGATAAGTCGTTGAATCAATTAATTCTATCAAAAGTAAACTGATGAAGAAGTTGGTTTTTACAGGTGGGAAATTATCTATTGTAGGTGGAATTATATATTACTTAATTAGCAGTGATCGCTTAAACTTAGAGCGATTATTGTTATTGAAGGATTCACCTGATTTGTTGGTGCTGATTCTCTCTATTCTCATCATGTTAGTGGTCCCGTTGGCAGCGTTACGGTGGTGGCTGCTACTCAGAGCACTCGGCCTTCAAGTTTCTCCCCGCAGAACCTTTCTATTGACTTGGATTGGTAACTTCTTCAACAGTACTCTTCCTGGGGCTGTCTCCGGTGACGTTGTAAAAGGCTATTACATCATAAAGACCCAAGCTGAAGAAGGCCGAACCCGTGCTTTCATGACTCTTCTGATTGATCGTTTCGTAGGTTTATTTGGACTGATCGTCATCTCCTTTTTTTCCCTGCTTGCGAACTTATCTATCTTTCTTGAAAATCCACGACTCTATGGTTTGATTTGGATGATCAGTTTTTTGTTTTTAGCCACGATTTGCTTTTACACTTTGGTCGTTTGGCCATTTCATGATGGTAAAGATCCCTTCCTACAATTTTTTGAAAAACTCCCCGCTACAAAGTTTACAACCAAAATTTATTTGGCTTTCAAAAGCTACCAAAATCAGAAACCAATTTTGCTCTCCACATTGTTGATAGCGATTCTCATTCACTGCCTAGTGGCGTTCTTATTTTGGAAAATTGCTCACTTACTGACTGGCACTGAAATGGGACTAGGAACTCAATTATTTCTCATGCCAATTGGACTTATAACCACTGCTATTCCACTTGCGCCTGGGGGAATTGGAATTGGCCATGTCGCATTTGAATCGCTGTATCAGTTAGTGGGGATATCTGGTGGAGCAGATATTTTCAATGTGTACATCATCGTACAATTGACAGTATATCTGTTGGGAGGAATTCCCTACTTTCTCTATAACAGCGAGTATCACATACCCCAAGAAGAGAATATTTCACGAAGTATGTGACTGTATATCAGCTATTGCCTCAAAAGATAGCTTTCTAGACTATCAATAGTATTTTTCTGTTCAGCAACCACACCTCGCATCACATCTCCTGAACTCAACACACCGATCACTTTTTCGTTTTCCATTACTGGGACGTGACGGAATCTATGATCGTTCATAAGTTCCATCACATCCTGAATTGTCCGTGACGGATCAATGCAATAGACCTTGCTGGTCATCAATTCTTTAACCTCTGTCATTTTGGAAGAACGGCCTGCCAGAATCAACTTGCGCGCATAATCACGCTCAGAAAAAATTCCGAGTAGTTCTTCTTCTTCCATCACCAAAACCGCACCTATATTCTTCTCACTCATGACCTTCAGTGCATCGAACACACTTGTATTTGGAGTGATTGAGACGACTGCACTGCCCTTTTCGGATAGCATTTGACGGACACTCAACATGGATTCCTCCCTGAAAAGTGGTTGTTGACTGACGAACTCAACGGAAACAAGCTTGTAACGCTTTTGGAAAAGGAACGCAAGGCTTTGGGAGGAAAACAACGTAACTGGAACCAGCCGAGTAGGCTAGCTTTTCAATCTAGGACGCGTCGGAGGTAGGTTTGATTGTGAAGCTTTGAACGTCTGAAATAGCCTGCTGACCGCTGATATTTCGACCTATGACACGCCAAAAGAGCTTGTTCTTCTGACTTGTTTGCATAAGCCCCATTGCCATTCCTGGCAATTCACCTGTCAGTGGCACCAATTCTTTATCGGCTATCCAGCGGTCTCCCTGCGGTAGGTCGAAGTAAAGACGTGGATCTTCGAATTTGTCATCAACCCCAACCTGAATCTTGAATTCAGCAAAGACTAAACTATCCCACTGAAATAGAAATAGTCCGTTTTCATCGAAAACAAAGCTATCCGAAGGGAGGAGCAACCGAATATCACTAAGACGGATAGTTTCAGACTCCATTGCATTGTTGTCTTCTTTCAATTCCTTTAACTGGTCGTCAGGATCTACGGTCACAGCAATCTTGTATTCGCCAAGTAATTGGTCGGTGGGTGGGATATATTCCAGATCAAAGGTTACTGTCTCTCCGGGCGCAATTACGTCTGCAATGGGATTGGCGATAGTAGTTCGTCGTCGTGGTTGTCTTTCGTTGTAGTACTCCACCTTGCAAAGTACATTTTGAACAACATCTCCACCTACATTCAGCAAGTTCAGACGCATCCTTAGCGTCTCACCACGTAGCAGGTGTTCTGGCAATACACTGACACTCTCCCAGCGCAGATCGGGTGGGTCAAATTGAAGTGGCGAAGGCCTCGGAGCTTTGCCACTACTTTCCATGACAACTAACTGTTCCTGAGCAGCTGCCAAATCGTCTGGTGTGGCAATGTAAAATTGTCGGTTGACACCCAGATCTGATTCGGCAATTGGTTTCTCAAATTCTGTGTCCCAGATTCTTGCCGCCACACGATAGCGGCCAGAAGCCTCAAGAATCACATCATGTAGCATTCGAGAAGTTTCGTAAGGGGGGATCGTAAAGATTTGCCTTTGGGACTGATCCAATCGATTGCCATCCAATGTCAACAAAACCTCAAGGCCCACACTTCGAACTTCTTCACCAGGGTTGTGGACTGTGACTTGAACTAATTGAATATCATTAATCTTAGGACAATATGGATCGTCGACAGACTTGAGGACAATTTCTGGTGACTTGATTACTAAATCTGGACCGTCAGGAATTGGGCAATTCTTGGACAAAACAATTGACTCTACAATCGGATCTGAGGGACCCTGTGCATTCGGCAGACTCAGAAATCCAATCAAAATATAGAGGGTAATTAGAATGAAGCTGGATTTCAAAAGCTTGGGAAGTGGCATAGGCTTAGTTTGAACAGTCAGCGTTTGATGGGATTTAATTTCTTACGGTGATTCAAGAAATACACAAATTCGGTTAATTGTCTGAATTCAGAAAAGTCTTTCAGATCCGAGACTGGCTTGGTTTGTCAGTAGGATGGGTAATTTCTGAAATACGAACACCATAATGGTCATTGATCACAACAACCTCTCCTCTGGCAATGATTCGGTTATCTATGAAAATTTCCACAGGTTCTCCAATCAATTTTGGAAATGACAATACTGTTTTCTTTCGCCAGGTCAGAATTTCTCGTAAAGCTAGGCGTTTTCTAGAAATTTCTACCACTAAACGTTGGGGAACATCGCTCAAAAAATCAATAGTATGGCCGGGTTCTATGTTAGGAGGATCATTAGAAGGCATGGGAATTCTTGGCAAGCAACAATAAATATTATATAAAGAATCTACGTGATGGATCAAGCCTAGTCAATCTAGTCTTCAAATGACTAATTCTTGGGGTTCTTAATTCTCTAAAGTGTGCAATAATGGCACACTTAATAATGCCAGAGGCTTAATTAAGACAATTCCAGCAGACAACGGTCTGCTATTTCAAAAATTAGATTGATTCAATTTTGTCAGCAAAGGGGCTATGGCAAAACAACCTAGCGAGAACAAAGATACTCCTAACGTCAACATCTTGAAAATGCAACAGGAGTTGGAAGAGATCGCAAAAGAGGTCCTCGCGATGGAGGGCAAAGGATTTTTTGCAAAGTTAGGACTTGGAAGAAAAACGAGAGAGGTTACCCCGGCCACAGGAACTGACATCCTCGAAATTGCTTTTTTACGTGGGGATAAGGAAATCAACAAACTGGTCTCTCAATTGTCGGGAGACCCAAAAAACCAAGCAATTCGAATGCAATTGGTTGGACGTGCACTGCAAATGGAAGGCAGACCTCAGCTGGAGGTAGCACGAGCTCTATTGATCCACTCCTGTCTACCATTTTATTGGGGTGAAGTCACAGGACCTGCAGTACAGATGCTACTGAGAACTTTCAAACTCTTCCTCGAAAGAATCCTACAGATTCACAAAGAGAAGATGATGGCTATTCAGTCAAATGTACTGAAGGGAGTGAATCTCAGTGGAATCGAAGTGAACGAAGATGACATGGAAGACTCGGGAGTAGGAAACCGAGCTGGAATGATGATGGAAATTAAGATTTGTGAGGGTTTACTTGAAAAGATCAGTGAAGCCAGTGTCACGCTTCAAAATAAAATGGGAGTATCCCTAAGTAAGTACGAACTGGATTTGGCACTAGGCAAGGGTGGTGGTGGTGGCATGTTTGGTTCAGAAGGCTCAGACATTAATGTTGAACAGGTTCAAGGAATTGTCACCACCAAAATCATGCACTCTATTGACATGATTAAGCTCATTCCAATGATGAATAGCGCTGGCTTATCACTCGCAGAAAAGATGAAGGAAATTGAAGATAAGATTCCCTACCCGTGGGTAATGATTGGGCGCCTCAACCAGCAAATGGTGCGTTATCACATTATGCGCATGGAAGCCGGAGACGACCAGGCACGACCCTTTGTTGCGCCTGCTTTCAATGCCGCAGTCGTTGCGTACCGAAGATCCATGAAAACTGTCTCTCAATCCATGCCCAAAAAACAGGACCTCCCTGCTCTAGCTGAGTTTGCAAATCTCACTTACTACGGTTACATCAACCGCCAAATTATGAGGCTTGACAAGGAGGGATTGAAAAAGCTGTTACAAGCAGGAAAAGACGCTGCCGATGCTGCTATGACTGTTGATGAGTCCTACGCACCCATGCAGGCTAGGCTGCTTAGAGCCTGTAATTCAATGGGCATGGGCTTAAGCGAAGGCGAAACGCAAGAATAATCTCTAAGTACTCTTGGCCACAGGAAATGGAAGAGGCTGATAGCTCAAATTCTCCAAAGATCTTAACTGATGGAGAGATTTTGAGAATTGCACTGCTGCTTCAGAAGTTGTGAAATAGGGAAGGTTGTACACCAATACAAGTCGGCGAATGTGGCGTGCACCAACAGCCCTTTTTCTACGGCGGGTCGTATTGATAAGCAATGCAACTTCTTTCCTCAGAATATATTCGATGATATTGCCCTCCTCACTAATATCCATAGATGTGATTTGGATTCGTTGCACACCTTGGTCCTTCAAAACTTGGAAGGTTCCTCTAGTGGACAGGATCTCATAACCCATTTCTTCTAGCATCTTAGCAACTATTACCATCTTGGGCTTGTCTTCGTCCATCACCCCTATGAACACATAAGGTCTGTTTAAGCTGTCCTCAAAAACGGCCATTTGTGCTTTCAAAAACGCCTCCTCGAAGTTAGTTCCCCTGCCCATTACCTCACCAGTCGAGAGCATTTCTGGACCTAGAGTCGTATCAGATCCTGTAAAACGCATAAATGGAAAGACCGTTTCCTTGACCGCATAATCTGTTAGAGCATGATACTCAAAACCAAGGGAAGAGAGCTTTTCTCCGAGCATCAATCTAGTTGCATACTTGGCAAGGGGAACCCCAGTTGCCTTGCTAACAAAAGGAACCGTTCTAGAAGCACGTGGATTCACCTCAATGACGTAAATATCTTTGCCTTTAACTGCGAATTGAACATTTATGAGCCCGCAAACTTTAAGTTCTTGAGCCATCGATTTCGCCTGTATGCAAAGCTCTTCCAAGATATCTTGCCTAAGCCCAAATGGTGGAAGTGAGCACGCACTATCTCCAGAATGAATTCCTGCCCGTTCAATGTGTTCCATAATCCCAGCGACTTCTGCTTTCTCTCCATCTCCCAAAAGATCAACATCAATTTCAACTGCATTGCTCAGGAATTGGTCAATCAAGACTGGATGATCTGGTGAAACTTTAATGGCTTCAGCAAAAAATTCTTCTAAGCGATCCTCGCTCTCAACGACCACCATAGCTCTTCCACCCAATACATATGAAGGTCGAACTAAAATTGGATATCCGATACGATCTGCTATCTTGCGAGCCTCTTCCAACGACCTAGCTGTGCCATTCGCTGGTTGTTGCAGTCCAAGCTTAATGATCATTGCTGCAAAAAGTTCTCGGTCTTCTGCTCGGTCAATACTCTCAAAATCAGTTCCTAATAGCTGCACACCAGCGGCATGTAGCGGCTTTGCCAACTTTAATGGAGTTTGTCCCCCTAGTTGTACGATCACCCCAATAGGCTTCTCCAGTTCGATAACATGCATGACATCTTCGAAGGTGAGGGGCTCAAAATAAAGTCTATCTGAGGTATCATAATCTGTACTTACCGTTTCAGGATTACAGTTGTACATAATGGCTTCATATCCATATTCGCGAACTGCCAGAGCTGCATGGACACAACAGTAGTCAAACTCGATACCCTGACCAATCCGATTTGGACCACTCCCCAAAATCAATACTTTAGGCCGATCCGTTGGGATGGATTCGTTTTCCTGAGCATATGTAGAATAGAAATATGGAGTCTCCGAAGGAAATTCAGCCGCACAAGTGTCTACCATCTTGAAAACGGGACGCAATCCCTGTGATCTTCTAAGTTCAGCAACCTCAGCTTCAGGTACTTGGAATTTTTTCGCCAGCAAGGCATCTGAAAAACCCAAGGACTTCCATCGACGTAAATCTGTTTGTGTAACTTGATCAACGCTTTGCCGAGCTATTTTGATTTCTTCCTGAATCAAACTCTGCATCTGCATTAGAAACCAAGGGTCAATGAAAGTTTTTTGGTGTAGACGCTCAACACTCCATCCAGCTCTCAGCGCATCAGCCACATACCATAAGCGCTGGCTTGTGACGCAAGAGAGTTCTTCCTCCAAAACCTCATCAAGATCTCGATCTTTTGGGTAAATTTGTGGATCTAATCCAATATGGCCTGTTTCCAAAGATCGAAGTGCTTTCTGTAATGATTCCCGGAAGGTACTACCAATTGCCATTGCTTCGCCAACGGATTTCATTTGGGTTCCCAAACGCGGATCCGAAAGAGGGAATTTTTCGAAGGTAAAGCGGGGAATTTTTGTAACCACATAGTCGATAGATGGCTCAAATGAAGCAGGAGTTTTCTTTGTGATATCATTGGGAATTTCATCCAATGTGTAGCCTACTGCCAGTTTGGCTGCAATCTTGGCAATCGGGAATCCTGTAGCTTTAGAGGCAAGTGCAGAACTTCTCGATACTCGAGGGTTCATCTCAATGACCATAACCTGGCCATCTCTTGGATTAACTGCAAACTGGACATTTGAGCCACCAGTATCAACTCCAACCTCACGCATGATCTGAAAAGACATGTCACGGAGTTGCTGGTATTCAACATCAGTAAGAGTCTGAGAAGGAGCCACCGTGATACTATCCCCAGTGTGAACACCCATTGGATCAAAATTTTCAATGGAGCAGATGATGACGCAATTATTACTGTGGTCCCTCATTACTTCCATCTCGAATTCTTTCCAGCCGAGAATGGACTGCTCAACAAGAATTTCCTGTGTAGGTGAAGCCGATAATCCGTTAGTGGCAATCTGAATTAGTTCTTCCTGATCGTTTGCTACTCCACCTCCTTCTCCCCCTAAGGTGAAAGATGGCCTTATGATCAAAGGATAATCAATCTGCTCTGCAACATCCAAAGCCTCTGCAACCGAGTGAACAACACGACTCAGTGGCATTGGAATGCCTAGTTTTTCCATAGAAACCCTAAAGAGTTCGCGATTCTCCGCCTTTTGGATGGCCTCTATGTCCGCACCAATTAATTCCACCTCATATTTTTTAAGAATCCCCGCTTCATCCAACTTCATAGCCATGTTCAAAGCTGTCTGCCCACCCATTGTTGGCAAAAGGGCGTCTGGGCGTTCTTGCGAGATGATTCGCTCCAAGACAGGTAATCGGATTGGCTCAATGTAAGTTGCATCAACAAGCCCGGGATCAGTCATAATTGTAGCCGGATTGCTGTTGACCAAGATCACCCGAAATCCTTCTTCCTTGAGGGCTTTGCAGGCTTGCGTGCCACTGTAGTCAAACTCACAGGCTTGACCAATCACGATAGGGCCAGAGCCAATCAGCAGGATGGAGGAGATATCGTTTCTTCGAGGCATAATTCGGCCCTAGCTACTCAGCTTTAATTTTGGAGTAGATTTTAAATCAGTGTTGATTCAGTGAGGCAGGCAGGTATTGGAATGAAACTCTAGGTTTTGTTCCGAAGACAAGTGGAATAACCATCACTTGAACCTTGGAAGATTGTCAGGAAGCACACAGGACTTGCAAGTCTTTTAAGAATTGCACTAGTTGACTCGATTCAGAGCCTCCTCATAAAGGTCTTCACTGTCCCGACGATTCGCTGATTCATAAAATGTTCGGGCCTGTTGTCTTTGTCCAAGCGCTTCATACGCCAAACCTAAGTTGTAATCATCGGATGCTGTTCTATCTTTGCGTCCCTGCAAGTAAGTGACTGCCTCTTCATACGCGTTACCTTGCAGCAAGGTAATGCTGACTTCGTCACCATCGTCATCAATACTCAT
Proteins encoded in this region:
- a CDS encoding FliM/FliN family flagellar motor switch protein translates to MPSNDPPNIEPGHTIDFLSDVPQRLVVEISRKRLALREILTWRKKTVLSFPKLIGEPVEIFIDNRIIARGEVVVINDHYGVRISEITHPTDKPSQSRI
- a CDS encoding CARDB domain-containing protein: MPLPKLLKSSFILITLYILIGFLSLPNAQGPSDPIVESIVLSKNCPIPDGPDLVIKSPEIVLKSVDDPYCPKINDIQLVQVTVHNPGEEVRSVGLEVLLTLDGNRLDQSQRQIFTIPPYETSRMLHDVILEASGRYRVAARIWDTEFEKPIAESDLGVNRQFYIATPDDLAAAQEQLVVMESSGKAPRPSPLQFDPPDLRWESVSVLPEHLLRGETLRMRLNLLNVGGDVVQNVLCKVEYYNERQPRRRTTIANPIADVIAPGETVTFDLEYIPPTDQLLGEYKIAVTVDPDDQLKELKEDNNAMESETIRLSDIRLLLPSDSFVFDENGLFLFQWDSLVFAEFKIQVGVDDKFEDPRLYFDLPQGDRWIADKELVPLTGELPGMAMGLMQTSQKNKLFWRVIGRNISGQQAISDVQSFTIKPTSDAS
- a CDS encoding lysylphosphatidylglycerol synthase transmembrane domain-containing protein codes for the protein MKKLVFTGGKLSIVGGIIYYLISSDRLNLERLLLLKDSPDLLVLILSILIMLVVPLAALRWWLLLRALGLQVSPRRTFLLTWIGNFFNSTLPGAVSGDVVKGYYIIKTQAEEGRTRAFMTLLIDRFVGLFGLIVISFFSLLANLSIFLENPRLYGLIWMISFLFLATICFYTLVVWPFHDGKDPFLQFFEKLPATKFTTKIYLAFKSYQNQKPILLSTLLIAILIHCLVAFLFWKIAHLLTGTEMGLGTQLFLMPIGLITTAIPLAPGGIGIGHVAFESLYQLVGISGGADIFNVYIIVQLTVYLLGGIPYFLYNSEYHIPQEENISRSM
- the carB gene encoding carbamoyl-phosphate synthase large subunit; its protein translation is MPRRNDISSILLIGSGPIVIGQACEFDYSGTQACKALKEEGFRVILVNSNPATIMTDPGLVDATYIEPIRLPVLERIISQERPDALLPTMGGQTALNMAMKLDEAGILKKYEVELIGADIEAIQKAENRELFRVSMEKLGIPMPLSRVVHSVAEALDVAEQIDYPLIIRPSFTLGGEGGGVANDQEELIQIATNGLSASPTQEILVEQSILGWKEFEMEVMRDHSNNCVIICSIENFDPMGVHTGDSITVAPSQTLTDVEYQQLRDMSFQIMREVGVDTGGSNVQFAVNPRDGQVMVIEMNPRVSRSSALASKATGFPIAKIAAKLAVGYTLDEIPNDITKKTPASFEPSIDYVVTKIPRFTFEKFPLSDPRLGTQMKSVGEAMAIGSTFRESLQKALRSLETGHIGLDPQIYPKDRDLDEVLEEELSCVTSQRLWYVADALRAGWSVERLHQKTFIDPWFLMQMQSLIQEEIKIARQSVDQVTQTDLRRWKSLGFSDALLAKKFQVPEAEVAELRRSQGLRPVFKMVDTCAAEFPSETPYFYSTYAQENESIPTDRPKVLILGSGPNRIGQGIEFDYCCVHAALAVREYGYEAIMYNCNPETVSTDYDTSDRLYFEPLTFEDVMHVIELEKPIGVIVQLGGQTPLKLAKPLHAAGVQLLGTDFESIDRAEDRELFAAMIIKLGLQQPANGTARSLEEARKIADRIGYPILVRPSYVLGGRAMVVVESEDRLEEFFAEAIKVSPDHPVLIDQFLSNAVEIDVDLLGDGEKAEVAGIMEHIERAGIHSGDSACSLPPFGLRQDILEELCIQAKSMAQELKVCGLINVQFAVKGKDIYVIEVNPRASRTVPFVSKATGVPLAKYATRLMLGEKLSSLGFEYHALTDYAVKETVFPFMRFTGSDTTLGPEMLSTGEVMGRGTNFEEAFLKAQMAVFEDSLNRPYVFIGVMDEDKPKMVIVAKMLEEMGYEILSTRGTFQVLKDQGVQRIQITSMDISEEGNIIEYILRKEVALLINTTRRRKRAVGARHIRRLVLVYNLPYFTTSEAAVQFSKSLHQLRSLENLSYQPLPFPVAKST
- a CDS encoding CBS domain-containing protein — its product is MLSVRQMLSEKGSAVVSITPNTSVFDALKVMSEKNIGAVLVMEEEELLGIFSERDYARKLILAGRSSKMTEVKELMTSKVYCIDPSRTIQDVMELMNDHRFRHVPVMENEKVIGVLSSGDVMRGVVAEQKNTIDSLESYLLRQ